The DNA region GCTGCCGTGGGATTTAGGACCAATACTCCACCCCCAGCGCTTCACACCACCCTGAAAACCCTTACCCTTAGAGCGTGATGTGACATCTAAAAATTCACCTTGTTTGAAAATGTTGATCTTTAACTCCTCTCCTACCTTATAATGATCTAACGCAGAACTATCCTCTATCCTTATCTCGCGCATCTCCTTTAAAGGCTCTATCTTCAACTTATTAAACTCACCCAAACGAGGCTTGGTCAATGTTCTCTTTTTCGGCTTAACTTTCCCATAGCCTAGCTTTATAGCATCATAACCATCGGTATCTTTTTTCTTTATAGCCATGACATAGCAAGGACCTGCAGAGACAACTGTAACAGGTATAACCCTATTCTCTTTAAAAATCTGCGTCATTCCTATTTTTTTACCTAATAAACCTTTTATCGCAGTCATATTACTTTATCTCCACATGTACTCCTGCAGGAAGATTTAATTTCCTTAAGGCATCAATAGTTTTAGCTGTCGGCTCCAACATCTCAATCAATCTCTTATGTGTGCAGAGCTGAAACTGCTCTCTAGATCTCTTGAAGACATGAGGAGACCTTATAACAGTAAATATCTCTTTGCGAGTAGGCAATGGTATCGGACCTGAAATCTTCGCACCTGTTCGCTTTGCAGTATTGACTATCTGCTCTGCAGACTGATCTATCAATTTGTAGTCGTAAGACTTCAACTTTATTCTTATTTTCATTTTGCTTTCTTTAGCCATATCTATTCTATGATCTCAGAAACAACCCCAGCACCTACCGTTCTACCGCCTTCACGGATAGCAAAACGTAATTCTTTCTCAAGTGCTACGGGTTTGATTAACTCTATTACAAATTCAACATTATCACC from Candidatus Kaelpia aquatica includes:
- the rplC gene encoding 50S ribosomal protein L3 codes for the protein MTAIKGLLGKKIGMTQIFKENRVIPVTVVSAGPCYVMAIKKKDTDGYDAIKLGYGKVKPKKRTLTKPRLGEFNKLKIEPLKEMREIRIEDSSALDHYKVGEELKINIFKQGEFLDVTSRSKGKGFQGGVKRWGWSIGPKSHGSRSHRAIGSIGQSSDPSRVFRGLHMAGHMGDDKVTVQNIEIIDLDFENNLILLKGGIPGARNSMVILKSAKKKNAELFKPEEQEEAKEEVVEDVKVSTEEKVEKEEDAIDNNKKEEADRIEVIKSEPEDLKKDNEED
- the rpsJ gene encoding 30S ribosomal protein S10 gives rise to the protein MAKESKMKIRIKLKSYDYKLIDQSAEQIVNTAKRTGAKISGPIPLPTRKEIFTVIRSPHVFKRSREQFQLCTHKRLIEMLEPTAKTIDALRKLNLPAGVHVEIK
- a CDS encoding elongation factor Tu; translated protein: GDNVEFVIELIKPVALEKELRFAIREGGRTVGAGVVSEIIE